Genomic DNA from Triticum dicoccoides isolate Atlit2015 ecotype Zavitan chromosome 4B, WEW_v2.0, whole genome shotgun sequence:
ATCATCCACTTAGCAATCAGCCTTTTAAGCTTATGTTCTCATCTGATTTTCAATCTAGAGTGTTCTCTTATTTCGTCTGGGTTGTTGTGGAAGTATCGGAATCTCCAACTGGGGAGACTCAAATACCTCGCTATCGTGGTAGATAGCAGAGAAGCTAAGAATACCGTGAAGATCAATCAGCTGTTATATTGGCTCAAAACTCTTGGTGTGAAGTATGTATGTCTGTACGACATTGACGGTAAGACACTGAGTTCACTATTCTAATTTGTAGGTACTATTGCTTTCAGTCTGAAATTTATCTTGCAAAAATGGACATGGTTAGTAAAAGTCAAGAGACATTAAGCAGCAATACAGGGGCTGTATTCATATTTGTAGGGCAGGGACAGAACCGAACAATACAGACTAATAGCCATACTGCCTCATACAGTTCAGCTTctaatatttattttatttatgcacaaacACTTAACAGTGTACAAGATCTGTACTTTAATATTCTATACACTGCAACACAGGAGTGCTGAAGAAATTGTTTGAACCTGGTATGAATGGCTCAAGAGATAACAATCCCGGAGATTATTTGGTAAGTTACAGACTTGAGCTTGCTTTGTTTTCTATCAAAAGCCTTGCGGTGTTTCTATTCCCTAGCGTTTATGTTTTTGATAGTTTGTATGAACCATCGGTTATGGCCATATGTAGGATGTCAGTGCAAATATCAAAGCCTTAGACTGTTGTCAGAAACAGATGACGATAGAGTGTATTTCTGGTTCTGATGGCAAAGAGGGCATTGCTAAAGCAGCCAACTTACTTTGCTCCAGTTATTTAAACGGTGATAGCTATACTCAAGAGAATGTCAAAAGTGAAGAGAATGTAAAAAATGAGCCAGTATTTACAGAAACTGACATGGCCAGTGCACTGAAATCCATAGGTACGCTTAAACAAGTCCCTTTTTTCATGCATGATATATTTTATATACTAATGGATAATGTTCTAGTTGTTTTATAATTTATTTCATTGCAACTCCAGTTGAGTACTTAAGTGCCTGCCTTGTACGTTAGGTTGTGCTGGACCAGAACCTGATCTTCTACTTGTGTATGGTCCTGCCAGATGCCATTTAGGCTTTCCTACATGGAGATTGCGATATACTGAGATTATGTAAGTTTCCTCATCTGGTAGTATTCCTAGTTCTAGGTGTCACGTTGGACCTGTCATACTGAACTTAGATCACATGCTATCATTCTTTGATACACAAATAACTCTTGTCCATACCTATTTATATTAACATATGGTAGAAAAATACTGTTGATTGGAGTTTTATTCTACTCAAATTTTCGCTTTGGAAGAAAATTATTTCTCATAGTTTCCTCTAAATGCATTCAGTCCATTTATTGCCTAACTTTCCTTCATTAACATTGTAAATCTGTTTTGCGCAATTAATGCAAAGCTGAACTTAGCATACCATCCCTATAAAGTACTAAGCAAATGTTACCATATTATACTAGAGTTTCAGAATTTGTTATATGCTTTTATAAACTCATACATGTTCTTGCTGGCTAATTAGAGCGCATCCAATGTAATTTTTGTTAGATATATGAGAATTTTAACGTCCAATTTGTCGCCCGTCTTTGACCCTCCTGCATCCAAGTCATCAGTCGCTTCCCACGTTAGTGTTTATGTGCAGTTTTTTcattccgtggcaacgcacgggcatttagcTAGTTGATATAATGGTCATGCTTAGTTGGCTGCCCCTGAAAGTATAGGTGATATTATTTTAGATTCTGAATACCACTTTAGATTCTGAATGTTACAAGTAGAGAAGAGAAAACCATGCTTCAGTCATGTTATAAGATCATTCCAACTGGAGTGTGAGTAAATAAATTAATATTACTATTTATTTCCACCATTGAAAACTCTCCATTATTTCCTTTGCAGGCATATGGGACCTCTGAAATCAATGAAATACGGCGCCATTGTGAAAGCCTTCCATAACTACTCAAAGAAACACCAAAACTATGGTACGTTTTGATTTTGACCAGGAACTGTGCCATGTAGAATATTGTTTTTACCTTTAGCAGCTACCTAGGTCTTATACAGATGAACATTTTAGCTTGTGACAGTTTCCTGATCCTATGGGAAAAAGATGTTTGCAAAAGAATTCATGCTGTAATATTTAGAATGTCCTCTGTTTCATCGCTATAGGAACTGCACTAAATTTTTAGGACATAGCAGCCTTTTATATTATGTCTGGTTTGTAATTTTCTTACAGAATAAGCTACCCCTACGATGTTTCATTTTCAACAGTACTGATACTTTGCTTTTTATCCCGGGAAAAAAACCCCATATTCATCAATGATAGCCCTGAATGCACTAACGCGTCTTGATGCTTGTTAAAAACAAAACAGTTTTTACTCATTTCGCCATCTAACGTTTTGCGTCTCAGGTAAATGAGAGCTTCTGATACTTATATACTGAAGACCAGACTGTTGTGTAGAAAAGCACTCCTGGGACTGGAAGCTTGACAACTGTTTTGCCTTACTGTTCGTGATTATACTAGTAGAGGTTAGTTAAGATCAAGTCGATACCCATGTTGTAATATCTTTTGGCAAGATTAGAAGTGTTATTGATAGAACATACGGGAATGGACCCCATTGTAAAGCTTGCCTGGTCATGGAAGATTAATGAACCTGCTCTTGAGCCGTTGAGCGAGCACACATGGATTGATATCAGCAATGTTATGCACCCAAATCATGCCGATCTTTTTGGTTGTGAATGTAGCAGCCAGCAGCTGCTGACATGTGTTTTCCTTTTGAATTTTAACTTAATATGCAACTGAGTGCACTTTGATTTTGGTATTCTTTCTCCAGTGTCGCTGGTATGGTATGTACCTGATGGGATCAGTCATTTCCTTGTGGTTTCTGGACTCGTTTATACTCTGTTTCATATGTTCTTTTGTGTATCTACATGTCAGTTCGAGTTTTGCTACTCCATGTGCCTGATATACATGTTCTTTTGTGTCTTCAAAGGTTCTCTCTGCGCTGTGTGGCATCACTGTTCTGTTCCGTGTTTCATTTCTCCAGTAATTTTGCCTCTTCTCCGTTCGCTTCGATGCCGAACCCCTGACCTCCCCGTCTTTGAAATTGGTTGGGATGTACTGCACATAGTTTCAGACGAAAATGAGAGTTTAATGTTTAATTTCGACAAGCTCTACAAGTTTAAGGTTTAAATCAGACTTCACTATCGAGTGTGATTGTCTTCGGAGCAAGAAAACCGAGCATGGAAGCTAGTAGAAGTTATAAATAGACCAGGAGTGCAAATTATGTCTATATGAAAGACAGTAAGAAATAAAATGCTAGGAAAATAAACTAAGGAGAGGATGAAAACACAAACGAGCTCTCAGTAGGTCGGGTGCGTGACAGTGGGACGGGGTCTCCCCTTGGCGTGAGAGCGAACTGCCCGAACCCAGAGCACGCACGCCCGAGCGTCCCCGCTCTCCTCTCcgcacgcgcgccgccgccgccatgtcgctGCCGACGCAGTGCCCCTACTGCCGCTCTCCCGCGCCGGCGCGGTGCGCCACCACGCAGCCGCCGCTCTCCCGCTCCGTCTCCGAGTGCTCATCCTGCGCCCGCCTCGTCCTCGAGCGCCACCTCCACACCCACCCCTtcttccccctcctcccctccctccaCCCGCTCCCCCTCGTCACgcccgacctcgccgccgccgcccccgcgccctccTCCCCGCCCGCCAACGACNNNNNNNNNNNNNNNNNNNNNNNNNNNNNNNNNNNNNNNNNNNNNNNNNNNNNNNNNNNNNNNNNNNNNNNNNNNNNNNNNNNNNNNNNNNNNNNNNNNNNNNNNNNNNNNNNNNNNNNNNNNNNNNNNNNNNNNNNNNNNNNNNNNNNNNNNNNNNNNNNNNNNNNNNNNNNNNNNNNNNNNNNNNNNNNNNNNNNNNNNNNNNNNNNNNNNNNNNNNNNNNNNNNNNNNNNNNNNNNNNNNNNNNNNNNNNNNNNNNNNNNNNNNNNNNNNNNNNNNNNNCGACCCCTTCCTCCCCGCCGGCTTCGTCTCCGCCTTCTCGGCCTTCTCCCTCGAGCGCCACCCCGTCCTCGCCCGctccgcctccgccttctccgGCCAGCTCGCCGAGCTCGAGCGCGCGCTCGCCGTcgacgccgccgcctcctccaccccggaCCCCGCGGGCCCCATGGTCTCCGTCGACAGCCTCCGCGCCTACCTCCAGATCGTGGACGTCGCGTCCATCCTCAGGCTCGACCGGGACATCGCTGACCACGCCTTCGACCTCTTCAAGGAGTGCTCCACCGCCACCTGCCTCAGGAACCGCAGCGTCGAGGCGCTGGCTACGGCCGCGCTCGTCCAGGCCATCCGCGAGGCACGGGAGCCCAGGACGCTGCAGGTTTGTTTCTGCTGCGCTCGTGCTCTCTTTATATTTGTTCCAAATTCTCCCGTGCGGAGATTCATAGGCATATATGGGTGTGTTTCTCCAAGCAGCCAGGATTTGGACTAACCAGGAACGTTAGTTAAGTTCTGAAaagaaaagatggatttccacaatgtaATTTAAGATTTAATTGCTTCAAAATTGGGGATCTTGTTCATGAATTCTCTAGTCCATTCAATTTTCAAGCAACTCAACAGGTGATCCCTCTATGGACAGAATTGTTGTTGGATGATATGCTGATTTCCAGTAAACTGATTTAAGGACCAAAGTCTCTAATCTCCTGATCAATTTACTGAAATGGCTCTACCTTGTAGTATTGCATTTTATGGAGCATCTGGTCTTGTCAACTTGAATATACGAGGATAGCATTTGCTCTATTTTGTCGAATTATATAATTATGTATGTCACAAATACCTTGATTCAACCTAACAAAACCACATTAGTCAATGGCTGAACCGAATGCCGAGTCAGCCTTGGATCATGGCAATTTCTATTGTGTAAACTAGCATGGTGTTTGCGCGGGAAATAATTTAATCATGTGATTGTGGAAATATTTTAATAATCTATTTATCTTAATCTACCTATGATTATTATCACAACAACAATATATCTATGATCTGTTTTGCCTTTTGATATCAGATCAGTACACAGAATTAATCGAGCCTAGTATGCGACAAAAGCAGTCGAGCCTTGTCCTAGGTATATATTACCAATTACACCGGAATAATCATCATATTTGTCATTTGCATAGTACACGAAAGCAGTGAGTCTGGTATGCCTCTGCGGAGCGTATTTTAACCATGTTTACCTTTTATTAGGGtatgtatgtatcattgccataACACCACATGAGACTGTTGATTGTTGACAGTTACAAGAAAGATAGTTAGTTGGTTGTTTACAAAAGAGATTGGTCGTTGAACTTGAACATGGTATTAGATCGATGTGATGGAGTTAATGTCCAGATCGAAATATGTTGGTCGTATGTATGTATTAAGCCAGAACGTTGTTTGTATATTACGTTTGTCTATTGTATTAAATGGTGCCCAGAACAGAAATTAGGATCGCTAACCCTGATGTTGGATCAACACATATGGGATGTTTTTCATTTCTTACCTTCTTTTGGTGTTTGATTTGGAACTCCCACTGTCCCACGGGCAATAAGGGTGCATGTGTATTCTGGTGGACGGATATCCTTCAAAAGGATAGATAGACATAAAACCAACGTTCTTGTGTGTTAATGCCCAAACCTAAAATTCAGAAGACTGAATGATGTTTCCTTATAATAGTATGCACCATCTAGGATAGGTATTTACAAGATCAATGGTTGGATGCATTTAGCTGCAATTATAAAGGTTTACATGTCTTGATTCATTGAGAGTTAATGTTCCACTTAGATAGGCTATATTGTTTTTCTAATGAGATTGTATAGTATTTTTGTGTGtgcttgtgatctttcgatcaattCGGTCTCCTAGTTGAGACCTATTGTTCAGAGTGGATCGCAAAATTAGCCCTATATTCCAGACtttgcaccaccaccaccagggacGGAGCTAGACAGATCGTGGAGCCTGGGCAAAGAATAAAAGGCACTGAGCTAGCTTTAGCCCATTAATCGACTGCCATTTTTTCATGATTAGCTCAAATTGCAATGGAACATCCTCGGCTGAGCATGGGCAGTTGCCTGGGGTCACCGGGAGCTAGTTCTGCCACTGACAACAACGTAACTATGTCATCCAGGAGCCGCCCTACAtgccatgtatatatgcatcagagCGGCTGCCTAATTAATCTGCTAATCCTACTTAATCTCTCTTTGGTAAACAGTGCCAACCATCATGATGTACTAAATACATGCTACATTAGTCTATGTAGCAAAATTTAGAGATAGTGGCTATATCCATATTATTAAGAAAAAACCATGGCGCGTACCTGCACGTGCATGTGGAGAGACATAAAAGGGGCAAACAAATTAGGAAGGTCACAGCACTGAAGAGATCAAAAAGTGACATACGTGTTCGTGTTTTCGTGTTGGTTTTGATTAACCTCAAGTATAGGAGATTCATGATTTACTGCTGTGTTGCATAGGTAATATGGGTCCACCAGTCAATGAAATTGAGTGCAAATATGAACATCTAATGGTTATTTTTCTCGAAAAAAAAATCTAATGGTTATGTTTTCTTGATATAAAGAGGGCCTGCCAGATCAATGGTCAGATGTTCTGTTTTTTCGTGAGAATTTCTAGCATatctctctatttttttcttctgcATTGCGCTTTTCTCATATATAATAGTAGATAGAAAGTAAGTATACTTGATGTACCATTTTTGGTTATTGCTGTATCTTTTAGTTAGCGCTGATCCATATTCTGTTTACTTCATTTCCAGGAAATTTCCACAGCTAGCAATCTTCCTCAGAAAGAGATAGGAAAATACATCAAAATACTAGGCGAATCTCTTAAACTGAGCCAACCTCTTAACAGCAATTCAATAGCAGTTCACATGCCTCGGTTTTGCAACCTCCTCCAGCTCAATAAATCAGCCCAGGTATCAGAGGAGCTGAAAACCTGATACACCATGAAAATAAATTTGCCCTGCTTTTAACATACTTTGTGTCGTTTCCTCAGGAACTTGCAGCCCACATTGGTGAGGTGGTTGTTAATAAATGCTTCTGCACACGGCGAAACCCTATAAGCATATCTGCTGCTGCTATCTACCTAGCATGTCAGCTTGAAGACAAGCGCAAGACCCAGGCAGAGATCTGTAAGGTTACAGGCCTTACAGAGGTGACCCTACGCAAAGTGTATAAAGAGCTGTTGGAAAATTGGGACGATTTGCTACCCCCCAACTACACACCAGCTACACCACCGGAGAAAGCTTTCCCGATGACAAACATATATTCAGCGCGTTCGTCGAGCGGAAAAGATCTTTATCAGGACAAGTTGCTAGATAACATCAAGCAAAAAAGCTCTGAAGCTGCAGAGCCTGATCACATGGTAATCGTAAGAGAGGATGAAGATAAGAAAACCGCTCCTCCTGGCTGGCCTCCTTCAAAGCATGAGCCCCATGACTTGAACCAGGCGGGCTGGCAGCCGAATGTCCCATTTTCGGCGCCTCCAAAGTCGGACCGCGACAATATGGAGACGAACGTTCGTGGGTTTAACCTCAATGAGGAATCATGCCCGATGGATTGTGAAAAGCCAGACGTCTCAATGAAGCCGCCCTTTGGCGATCGATGGCCGACTGAACCAAAGGTGCTTCCATCTCCTCCCAGCAGACAGCCTCTGCCATGGCAGCTTAAGCAAGCGGGGCCGGCAACCGGGTCATCATCTTATCCGAGGAGTCGTGAGACGCAGCTGGGCCTGGGCATGGACTTTCTGTCTGGGCGTGGGAAAAGGAGCGCCGCGGATGGCGGCGATGGCCGTGATAAAGAGGGCAAGTGAAGTGAAGGTTGCAGCTGCGGATGTTTATAGCGAAATTAGAAGAAATCAGCTGTGTAGATATAGATGTTTATCTATAGTCGAGATTAATTTGACAACATGATGCATCATATAGATGATGAATTTTACTTCATAATGTGTAACCTGACACTTCCAAATTATTTAGCTTGCCAGCTCTCATAATGTTTCGTGTAACCAATTGGCGTGCCTTTCAATTTTTTGCATTGCCTTGCACAATCTATACCAAGAAAACAGCAGCACCCATTTTGAACACGGAGATTTGCAATGGATCTTCCAGTAGTTGATCCTCTCATGCAACATTCTTGAGTTAAGTTCATGAGAGATACAATTGAGTTCCTAGCAGTGAATACAGGCGAAAAATCGCCATGGTTTTGCCAGACAAATGTGTGCTGTATGAAGAACAACAGTTGCAGTGTATTTGAACAAATTTGAAGGACCCAGACGCAAAAACGCACTCCGAACTGGATAATACAGCACGATAGCGAAGCAGAGGCCTTCCAacgcctcctccctcgccgctcTCCCTTCCTTCCGCTCTCATCCCCTCCCCCTCCCGTCGCCATGGccgtctccacctccacctccacgctCCCACTCCTCTTCCTCCACCGCTCCACCGCAAGCCCGAACCCCTCGGCGCTCTCCTTCGCCTCCTCCCTCCGCGCGTCCCCGCTGCGCTcccgcgcctccgcctccgccgccccgccagcCGAGACCCTCGCCGACGACCTGCCCTCCGACACGCCCCCGGTACGTGGCCACGCGGGACGATACGTTGGCGTGCACTCTCGCGGATACGTGTTGCGAAACTTGTAAACTGCATTGTACACGGTGTTCTCATTAGTGGCGTGTAATTGCGTGGAGGCGTTGGGGCAGTTCGTCTATCTGTTGGAGGTTTGTTTTTCAGCGATTGTAATTGTTGTGCCCGTGGTTTCATTTCAGGTtggggaggggtcgggaattccgaTGCCGTCGTCGATTGGGGAGGATGGGGAGGAGGTACCTTATCCACGAGCTTAAACCTTTCATGGTTATTATTATGTTGGCAAATGTTTCCATTCGAGAACTGTTATTGATGCGATTACATGTTAGCACATTGCCTCCATGTCTCGTGATTGCTGCATACTTGCATACAACCATGTCAAATGAAATGGGTGTGTAGTGTGTTGATAAGCTAAGCTAAAAACTGATACCACGTAATAAGCATGGTGACTAGTGGTATTATGCGGTGTAAAATTCTTCACGGGTTCTTGGTTAGAAAAATGGTGACTGCATTTAAGTCGGTGCACCTTAAGCATTTGACTTGTAAATTGTAATAAAATGTTGCTGGTGTGAGTGTGTTTTGGATGTGGGAATGCTGTGTCACCTTAGATAACATGAAGTCCTTAGTGTTTCACTTTGGCTGTTAATGAGTTATGCCGAGTTACTACCACTAGCCATCATGTTGTCTGAGAGGTTGCACATGAAATATTGAAATGTGGTGATATACATTTTGAAGTCTTGCCTTTTCAACCAAGTGATGATGTCATCCAAGTTATGTGTGGGTAACAGCGGCGAAGTGTTTCATGTTGTGCCCTTTACCTGTCTATATCCGTTCTTGTTGAACACTTTCTCCTCTCACTCTTGTAGTTTCTCCATGTCGACATTCTTCTAAATTCTTCTCTAATCTTCTGTTCTATATTTGCCCAGCCATTATTATTGCATATAATATATACAAATATTTTGTAACGATATATCAGCATTATCCTTTCTGTGATTAGCTCTTCTTTTNNNNNNNNNNNNNNNNNNNNNNNNNNNNNNNNNNNNNNNNNNNNNNNNNNNNNNNNNNNNNNNNNNNNNNNNNNNNNNNNNNNNNNNNNNNNNNNNNNNNNNNNNNNNNNNNNNNNNNNNNNNNNNNNNNNNNNNNNNNNNNNNNNNNNNNNNNNNNNNNNNNNNNNNNNNNNNNNNNNNNNNNNNNNNNNNNNNNNNNNNNNNNNNNNNNNNNNNNNNNNNNNNNNNNNNNNCTGAGGAAAAGTAGGCTATCACCAAAACTGATTATCCCTTTTAGGAATAATCTAGGGATGGTCGCTTCTCTTTTGTGGGAACTCCTTAGATTGTGTTCTAACTGCTGACTTCTAATATTGTTCGTGTTGGTCAAGTAGATTTTGTGTTACATTAGGTTAGTACTTGATAGTAATCTGCCAGTGATTACTCCCTAACATTATGTGCTTCCTTTCTTGCTTCACGTTTGTTATTTGTTAAGCATGTCCATCGTGCATGTCTGTGTGCAGTTGCTGTTTGGTGCTACTGCCGGGAAAGAAACTGTTCCAAGGGCACGTGCACAGTTGCACTCCTCCTTCAGTGATTCCTTTGATGTATCTCAAGAGAGGATAGTGATAACGAACAGTTCTGGAGAGAAACTCATTGGTGTTTTGCACGAAGCTGGATCTAAGGACATTGTAGTGTTATGCCATGGGTTTAGGTCATCAAAGGAAAGTAGAACCATAATGGGTCTTACTGATGCATTAACATCAGAGAAGATTAGTGTATTTCGGTTTGATTTTTCTGGCAATGGAGAAAGTGAAAGTACATTTCAGTATGGCAACTACTACAAAGAGGTGGATGATTTGCATAGTGTAATCCAGCATTTTAAGGAACACAAGCGTGATACTCGTGCTATTGCTGGCCACAGTAAGGGAGGAGATGTGGTCATCATCTATGGGTCCATGTATCAAGATGTATCTCGTATTATCAACATATCGGGCAGATTTGATCTGAAACGTGGAATTGCAGATCGTCTTGGCAGTGACTATATGGAAAGGATAAATCAACATGGTTTCATTGACGTGGCACAGAAGACAGGACAGTTCATGTACCGTGTAACCAAAGAAAGTCTGATGGATCGTCTTAGGATAGATATGCAAAGTGCATGCATGTCTATTGACCCTAATTGCAGGGTCCTGACAGTTCACGGTTCTAAAGATGATGTTGTGCCATCGGAGGATGCTCTGGAATTTCATAAATATATAGGCAACCATGAATTGCATATTATTGAGGGAGCTGATCATAGATATTCATCTCATCAGCTTGAGTTGGCTAACATTGTAATGAAATTTGTTACATCTGGCTGAAAGAACGATGTTGGAACAAATGTAACCATGATGATGCATGTTTGACCCAATGTTTTTGTGATTGGCGTTGCCATCAATTTCTTTCCAACATGTTACAAAATTACCCTGTCAAATTTAGTTGAGGTGTGAAGTGTTCATGCTTCTGGCACGGTTGATTGTATTTCCATCATACCTTAGTCAACTGCATTTAAAGTTTCATTGAGTCACTTGCAGAAGTTGCTGTTCTCTGTAGAACTAACACCATTGGTATCACTATTGTTTGTTTGCAGCTGGCACCCAAACAGAAGATCAGAATCAAGCTGAGGTCTTACTGGGTGCCATTGATCGAGGACTCCTGCAAGCAGATCATTGAAGCTGCAAAAACAACTAATGCCAAGACCATGGGTCCTGTTCCTCTGCCGACCAAGAAGAGAATATACTGTGTGCTCAACTCTCCCCACGTGCACAAAGATTCAAGGTTCCACTTTGAGATCCGGACACACCAGCGGTTGATTGATATCATATACCCGACCGCCCAGACGATTGACTCgttgatgcagctccagcttcccgcGGGGGTGGATGTCGAGGTTAAGCTATGATCCCACTAGAGCTGAACTCTTTAAAATTCTATGTCATGTAATGCTCTTTTCTGCAGACTTCCTAGTTGGTCGATCTTTTTGCTGTCTGAGACTTGAAACATATGTAGAGCCTGTAACACGAAAAAACATGTTCAGATATGAAATATCATGCAGTTAAAGAAGTACCGAGCGAGGTTATTTGTTTCCTGTCCCAGAACTGATTCATCtagaaattgctccattcatactAGTTGCACAGATTTTGTGCGCTGATTCAACATATTGGCAAAGCTTTCTTATTTCTCCTGAAAATAGTAGAAGTTCGCAAGCTAGTTTGATCAGGGCATGTTCAAAGTTTTTGTTGGAATTTTATCATGTTCTATGTTTTGACCTAAAAACCACGGAAAGCTGTGTCTGATTGGTCTGTAGCCAGTCTAGCAGTAGCAGTACTTGTGGGAAAGCTGTTGTGGGCTAAAGACAGCTAGAAACCAGACATTCAGTCACAGGTATAAAGACAATGCAGAGTAACCGTCCTGGCGCTAATTTTTTTCTCGCTGTTGCACTATATTCATGGTGAAATCCATATGCATGAAAACCTGTTTAGATCTGTAATATCCTGCAGTTGAAGTACTGAAGGAGATTGTTTTGTTTTTCCTGTGGTTTGATCTGAATTCTTGCATTCCTCTAATTTTATTGATTCAACAGGACATGTCACTCGAATACTGTGTGTTTTCCTAGTGCCATGTTTAAAGAATCGTGCAAATCAAAAAGACATAAAGCAAATGATTTTTCCTTCCATTT
This window encodes:
- the LOC119291366 gene encoding dehydrodolichyl diphosphate synthase complex subunit NUS1-like isoform X3, producing MSLPSMIIKLTLGLLWCIIHLAISLLSLCSHLIFNLECSLISSGLLWKYRNLQLGRLKYLAIVVDSREAKNTVKINQLLYWLKTLGVKYVCLYDIDGVLKKLFEPGMNGSRDNNPGDYLDVSANIKALDCCQKQMTIECISGSDGKEGIAKAANLLCSSYLNGDSYTQENVKSEENVKNEPVFTETDMASALKSIGCAGPEPDLLLVYGPARCHLGFPTWRLRYTEIMHMGPLKSMKYGAIVKAFHNYSKKHQNYGK
- the LOC119291368 gene encoding uncharacterized protein LOC119291368 isoform X1; this encodes MAVSTSTSTLPLLFLHRSTASPNPSALSFASSLRASPLRSRASASAAPPAETLADDLPSDTPPVGEGSGIPMPSSIGEDGEELLFGATAGKETVPRARAQLHSSFSDSFDVSQERIVITNSSGEKLIGVLHEAGSKDIVVLCHGFRSSKESRTIMGLTDALTSEKISVFRFDFSGNGESESTFQYGNYYKEVDDLHSVIQHFKEHKRDTRAIAGHSKGGDVVIIYGSMYQDVSRIINISGRFDLKRGIADRLGSDYMERINQHGFIDVAQKTGQFMYRVTKESLMDRLRIDMQSACMSIDPNCRVLTVHGSKDDVVPSEDALEFHKYIGNHELHIIEGADHRYSSHQLELANIVMKFVTSG
- the LOC119291366 gene encoding dehydrodolichyl diphosphate synthase complex subunit NUS1-like isoform X1; the protein is MGTKAMEAFVVNETPVFMNKPPPHVFKLMSLPSMIIKLTLGLLWCIIHLAISLLSLCSHLIFNLECSLISSGLLWKYRNLQLGRLKYLAIVVDSREAKNTVKINQLLYWLKTLGVKYVCLYDIDGVLKKLFEPGMNGSRDNNPGDYLDVSANIKALDCCQKQMTIECISGSDGKEGIAKAANLLCSSYLNGDSYTQENVKSEENVKNEPVFTETDMASALKSIGCAGPEPDLLLVYGPARCHLGFPTWRLRYTEIMHMGPLKSMKYGAIVKAFHNYSKKHQNYGK
- the LOC119291366 gene encoding dehydrodolichyl diphosphate synthase complex subunit NUS1-like isoform X5, translating into MHDVLFFLLSTSRNCSLHREAFVVNETPVFMNKPPPHVFKLMSLPSMIIKLTLGLLWCIIHLAISLLSLCSHLIFNLECSLISSGLLWKYRNLQLGRLKYLAIVVDSREAKNTVKINQLLYWLKTLGVKYVCLYDIDGVLKKLFEPGMNGSRDNNPGDYLDVSANIKALDCCQKQMTIECISGSDGKEGIAKAANLLCSSYLNGDSYTQENVKSEENVKNEPVFTETDMASALKSIGCAGPEPDLLLVYGPARCHLGFPTWRLRYTEIMHMGPLKSMKYGAIVKAFHNYSKKHQNYGK
- the LOC119291366 gene encoding uncharacterized protein LOC119291366 isoform X4, translating into MHDVLFFLLSTSRNCSLHREAFVVNETPVFMNKPPPHVFKLMSLPSMIIKLTLGLLWCIIHLAISLLSLCSHLIFNLECSLISSGLLWKYRNLQLGRLKYLAIVVDSREAKNTVKINQLLYWLKTLGVKYVCLYDIDGVLKKLFEPGMNGSRDNNPGDYLDVSANIKALDCCQKQMTIECISGSDGKEGIAKAANLLCSSYLNGDSYTQENVKSEENVKNEPVFTETDMASALKSIDAI
- the LOC119291368 gene encoding cyanelle 30S ribosomal protein S10-like isoform X2; this translates as MAVSTSTSTLPLLFLHRSTASPNPSALSFASSLRASPLRSRASASAAPPAETLADDLPSDTPPVGEGSGIPMPSSIGEDGEELAPKQKIRIKLRSYWVPLIEDSCKQIIEAAKTTNAKTMGPVPLPTKKRIYCVLNSPHVHKDSRFHFEIRTHQRLIDIIYPTAQTIDSLMQLQLPAGVDVEVKL
- the LOC119291366 gene encoding dehydrodolichyl diphosphate synthase complex subunit NUS1-like isoform X2, with the translated sequence MNKPPPHVFKLMSLPSMIIKLTLGLLWCIIHLAISLLSLCSHLIFNLECSLISSGLLWKYRNLQLGRLKYLAIVVDSREAKNTVKINQLLYWLKTLGVKYVCLYDIDGVLKKLFEPGMNGSRDNNPGDYLDVSANIKALDCCQKQMTIECISGSDGKEGIAKAANLLCSSYLNGDSYTQENVKSEENVKNEPVFTETDMASALKSIGCAGPEPDLLLVYGPARCHLGFPTWRLRYTEIMHMGPLKSMKYGAIVKAFHNYSKKHQNYGK
- the LOC119291367 gene encoding plant-specific TFIIB-related protein 1-like, which translates into the protein MVSVDSLRAYLQIVDVASILRLDRDIADHAFDLFKECSTATCLRNRSVEALATAALVQAIREAREPRTLQEISTASNLPQKEIGKYIKILGESLKLSQPLNSNSIAVHMPRFCNLLQLNKSAQELAAHIGEVVVNKCFCTRRNPISISAAAIYLACQLEDKRKTQAEICKVTGLTEVTLRKVYKELLENWDDLLPPNYTPATPPEKAFPMTNIYSARSSSGKDLYQDKLLDNIKQKSSEAAEPDHMVIVREDEDKKTAPPGWPPSKHEPHDLNQAGWQPNVPFSAPPKSDRDNMETNVRGFNLNEESCPMDCEKPDVSMKPPFGDRWPTEPKVLPSPPSRQPLPWQLKQAGPATGSSSYPRSRETQLGLGMDFLSGRGKRSAADGGDGRDKEGK